One Bacteroidota bacterium DNA segment encodes these proteins:
- a CDS encoding AraC family transcriptional regulator, with amino-acid sequence RKHGCDQNILIYCVKGKGWVECQGGRKTLSENQFFIIPAQVPHSYGADKASPWTIYWIHFKGDIAGRFVDDILKIRDMETNESSRNRERITAMFKEIYENLSMGYSIENLEYSSICLWRLLGSFKYTAQFQRTNEAKRHDIVEKGILYMNDHIQEKIRLEDLASSCGLSVSHYSKVFKAKTLHSPMAYFNDLKIQKACQLLDFSDMQVKEISAQLGFDDVFYFSRLFNQTMGLSPTLYRKKKKG; translated from the coding sequence CGTAAACATGGCTGTGACCAGAATATATTGATTTATTGCGTGAAGGGTAAGGGCTGGGTGGAATGCCAGGGCGGAAGAAAAACTCTGTCAGAAAACCAGTTTTTTATTATTCCCGCCCAGGTACCTCATTCGTATGGCGCTGATAAGGCTTCGCCCTGGACTATTTATTGGATACATTTTAAAGGAGATATTGCCGGACGTTTTGTGGATGACATTTTAAAAATCAGGGATATGGAAACCAACGAAAGTTCGCGGAACAGGGAAAGGATTACCGCAATGTTTAAGGAGATTTACGAAAACCTGTCGATGGGTTACAGCATTGAGAACCTTGAATATTCAAGCATTTGCCTGTGGCGCCTGCTGGGCTCCTTCAAATATACCGCACAGTTTCAGCGCACCAATGAGGCGAAGAGACACGATATTGTTGAAAAAGGTATATTATATATGAACGACCACATCCAGGAAAAAATCAGGCTGGAGGACCTGGCTTCGAGCTGTGGTTTGTCGGTTTCCCATTATTCAAAGGTATTTAAGGCCAAGACCCTGCATTCGCCAATGGCCTATTTTAATGACCTGAAGATACAAAAAGCCTGTCAGTTGTTGGATTTTTCGGACATGCAGGTAAAGGAGATTTCCGCCCAGCTGGGGTTTGACGATGTGTTTTATTTTTCCCGCCTTTTTAACCAGACCATGGGGCTGTCGCCAACCCTGTACAGGAAAAAGAAGAAGGGGTAA
- a CDS encoding RNA polymerase sigma factor RpoD/SigA produces the protein MRQLKITKSITNRESASLDKYLQEIGREELITVEEEVELAQRIKKGDRAALEKLTRANLRFVVSVAKQYQNQGLSLPDLINEGNLGLIKAAEKFDETRGFKFISYAVWWIRQSILQALAEQSRIVRLPLNQVGSLNKINKAYSKFEQEFERTPSPEELADALELPKEKVSDTLRVSGRHVSVDAPFVDGEDNSLLDVLVNNDSPNADRRLINESLSKEIDRALSTLTERERDIIKLFFGIGIQEMTLEEIGEKFGLTRERVRQIKEKAIRRLRHTSRSKLLKTYLG, from the coding sequence ATGAGACAATTAAAAATCACAAAATCAATTACTAACAGAGAAAGTGCTTCCCTTGACAAATACTTGCAAGAGATAGGGAGAGAAGAACTGATTACTGTTGAGGAAGAAGTTGAGTTGGCACAAAGGATTAAAAAGGGAGACAGGGCTGCACTTGAAAAATTAACAAGAGCAAATTTGAGATTTGTGGTTTCAGTAGCAAAACAATATCAAAATCAAGGATTAAGTTTACCCGATTTGATCAATGAAGGAAACTTAGGATTAATTAAAGCAGCCGAGAAATTTGATGAGACCAGAGGTTTTAAGTTCATTTCCTATGCTGTATGGTGGATTCGTCAGTCCATTTTGCAGGCATTGGCCGAACAATCCAGAATTGTCCGTTTACCTCTGAATCAGGTTGGCTCCTTAAATAAGATTAACAAGGCCTATTCCAAATTCGAACAGGAGTTTGAGCGTACCCCGTCTCCTGAAGAACTTGCCGATGCCCTGGAATTACCTAAAGAAAAGGTTTCCGACACCCTGAGGGTTTCGGGACGGCACGTATCCGTTGATGCTCCTTTTGTTGACGGTGAAGACAACAGCTTGCTGGATGTTTTGGTAAACAATGATTCGCCAAATGCTGACAGGCGGCTGATCAACGAATCCCTTTCCAAAGAAATCGACCGCGCACTCTCTACCCTGACCGAACGCGAAAGAGACATCATCAAACTTTTCTTTGGCATTGGAATTCAGGAAATGACTTTGGAAGAAATAGGAGAAAAATTCGGACTTACCCGCGAACGGGTCCGTCAGATTAAAGAGAAAGCTATTCGCCGCTTACGTCATACCTCACGTAGTAAATTACTGAAGACGTATCTGGGTTAA